Proteins from a genomic interval of Paenibacillus lentus:
- a CDS encoding glycosyltransferase family 2 protein: protein MKASVVILAYNQREIIEVCLTALTRQRLEEDDSFEVVLVDNGSTDGTGEMIQGINVDYPLKYRYIPRTEQSNRAVSRNQGIVSASGDIVILLDGDQIAAAGFIAEHLRVHKFADNKLVIGFRQYLEQGAINGEHKNALFDEAHMPPSEEDERFWLMERFSENAGAFRTAWHLFFSCNISVRRERLIGVGMFDDKFKGWGLEDSELGYRLEQAGGSFIFNKKALVYHVYHPSEFNEDRFIGWHANLQHFISCHPGFEVEAQKILTEFFNPEIRLSWWDCYVRFENVVRAYQGYEGSRYPVSVIVVYRYSTEVIKAIVSEAAAREVAVIDKTVESNLDLVCQSVREAYDVLYYQQPTEKQLVELYLGFSLRGIWRQQVFD, encoded by the coding sequence ATGAAGGCTAGCGTCGTCATATTGGCATATAATCAGCGAGAAATCATAGAAGTCTGTTTAACCGCTTTAACCCGGCAAAGACTGGAGGAAGACGACAGCTTCGAGGTCGTCCTCGTGGACAACGGGTCAACAGACGGTACGGGGGAAATGATTCAAGGAATAAATGTTGACTATCCGCTGAAATATCGGTATATCCCTAGAACGGAGCAATCGAACAGAGCTGTTTCTAGGAATCAGGGCATCGTAAGCGCTAGCGGCGATATCGTGATTTTGTTGGACGGTGATCAAATTGCTGCTGCTGGATTCATTGCCGAGCATTTGCGCGTACATAAATTTGCTGATAATAAGCTCGTGATCGGCTTTAGGCAATACCTGGAGCAAGGAGCGATTAACGGGGAACATAAGAATGCCCTGTTTGATGAGGCACATATGCCTCCGTCCGAGGAGGATGAAAGGTTCTGGTTAATGGAACGCTTCTCCGAGAATGCAGGCGCGTTTCGCACGGCCTGGCATCTGTTCTTTAGCTGCAATATTTCCGTTAGAAGGGAGCGGCTGATCGGTGTAGGGATGTTCGATGATAAGTTTAAAGGCTGGGGGCTAGAAGACAGCGAGCTTGGATATCGGTTAGAGCAAGCGGGAGGCTCCTTTATTTTCAATAAGAAAGCTCTTGTCTATCATGTATATCATCCTTCCGAATTCAATGAGGATCGGTTTATCGGCTGGCACGCGAATCTGCAGCATTTTATATCTTGCCACCCGGGTTTCGAGGTCGAGGCTCAAAAAATATTGACGGAGTTTTTTAACCCGGAAATTAGATTATCGTGGTGGGATTGTTATGTGCGATTCGAAAATGTTGTCCGTGCCTATCAGGGATATGAGGGTAGCCGTTATCCCGTTAGTGTCATTGTTGTTTATAGGTATAGTACCGAAGTGATTAAAGCTATCGTATCGGAGGCGGCAGCTAGGGAGGTAGCCGTTATCGATAAGACCGTTGAATCCAACCTCGATCTTGTATGCCAGTCGGTCAGGGAAGCTTATGACGTGCTCTATTATCAACAACCGACGGAGAAGCAGCTCGTTGAGTTATATCTCGGCTTTTCTTTACGAGGAATATGGAGACAGCAGGTTTTCGACTGA
- a CDS encoding acyl-CoA dehydrogenase family protein, protein MNFELTDEQKHIRHTVRKFVEDELIPLEQQLLSNEREGREGISRQQLKALQIKARGLGLWGIETPEQYGGANLGTVTSAIVKMELGRTCVPFVLGGEADNILFMCNEKQMERYLYPVISGDRQSCFALTERSAGSDANNIQMSAKRTVGGWILNGEKVFITNGNEADFAIVFAVTNSVPGKNKGITCFLVDREMGWTSEPIPTMGGDKSPSLLTFDRVLVPDENVLGEVDQGLAMAMQWISRGRWVIPAIAVGASERLLKMAIVYANERVTFGEALASRQSIQWMIADSAVEIEALKWLVLYTAWRVEQQLDARHHASMSKLYGAGVANQVVDRVLQIFGGMGYSKDLPIERWYREMRVWRIYEGTDEIQRLIISRNLLKGNIRVGEWD, encoded by the coding sequence ATGAATTTTGAATTGACAGATGAGCAGAAGCATATCCGACACACAGTAAGAAAATTTGTGGAAGACGAGCTGATTCCTCTAGAGCAGCAGTTGCTTAGTAACGAGCGTGAGGGACGGGAAGGGATTAGCCGGCAGCAACTCAAAGCGCTGCAGATCAAAGCTAGAGGCCTTGGCCTCTGGGGAATCGAAACGCCTGAACAGTATGGTGGAGCCAACCTGGGCACAGTGACGAGTGCTATTGTGAAAATGGAGCTTGGCCGCACCTGCGTGCCTTTCGTGCTAGGAGGGGAAGCGGATAACATTCTGTTCATGTGCAATGAGAAGCAGATGGAGCGGTATTTGTATCCGGTGATTTCCGGCGACCGGCAATCCTGCTTCGCGCTGACCGAACGTTCTGCCGGCTCTGATGCAAACAATATTCAAATGTCGGCCAAACGTACGGTAGGCGGTTGGATCCTCAACGGGGAAAAGGTGTTTATTACGAATGGAAATGAAGCGGATTTTGCGATCGTATTTGCTGTTACGAATTCAGTGCCGGGAAAAAACAAAGGGATCACGTGTTTTCTTGTCGATCGCGAAATGGGCTGGACATCGGAACCCATCCCCACGATGGGCGGAGATAAAAGTCCATCTTTATTGACCTTTGACCGCGTGCTCGTACCGGATGAGAATGTGCTTGGCGAAGTGGATCAAGGGTTAGCGATGGCGATGCAATGGATCAGCAGAGGGCGCTGGGTTATCCCGGCCATCGCGGTAGGTGCCTCAGAGCGGCTGCTGAAAATGGCGATTGTTTATGCAAATGAAAGAGTGACGTTTGGCGAAGCGCTAGCCTCAAGGCAAAGCATTCAATGGATGATCGCCGACTCGGCGGTGGAGATCGAGGCTCTGAAATGGCTTGTCCTATATACGGCATGGAGAGTAGAGCAGCAGTTGGATGCGCGTCATCATGCATCAATGTCCAAGCTGTACGGGGCAGGAGTCGCCAACCAAGTTGTTGACCGTGTGCTGCAGATTTTCGGCGGCATGGGATATTCCAAGGATCTGCCCATTGAGCGCTGGTACCGGGAAATGAGAGTTTGGAGAATTTATGAAGGTACGGATGAAATTCAGCGGCTCATCATTTCCAGAAATCTGCTAAAGGGGAATATCCGGGTCGGCGAATGGGATTAA
- a CDS encoding FAS1-like dehydratase domain-containing protein yields the protein MMNSKWLGASTPTQRTIITRTQIESFLQGFPPLFRCEASRIPFTYPIVLWQSIYVPWLPSEHDANMIIHGQQSFHYIRDIQYNEELFYQIHLSNIRKKKGSQGVMCLLDCDMILTNSQAHPILHANTTLLLLDKPESIAPFSLEVPHPTSKSLLLPDLPELYDIWNQRSLLLPGSTLIDVCLGTITGDKLHAYAKASRDNNTIHLDAQKAHEFGLPGRVAHGMLILGMIGNMLQGLQTENMKLSGLQCRFHAPIVEGDIVYAKVNVQSVAESQLARNMKSPDESSLENYPSIHCSLEVFIDQRNASLSFNSENKTLAYSGSARYVRV from the coding sequence ATGATGAATTCAAAGTGGTTAGGAGCCTCAACACCAACTCAGCGCACCATTATAACGAGGACACAAATTGAATCGTTCCTTCAGGGCTTCCCTCCCCTATTTCGCTGCGAGGCTTCCCGTATCCCATTTACGTATCCGATTGTTCTTTGGCAGAGCATTTATGTTCCTTGGCTGCCAAGCGAACATGACGCCAATATGATCATCCACGGACAGCAATCTTTTCATTACATTCGCGATATCCAGTACAATGAGGAACTGTTCTATCAAATTCACCTATCCAATATACGTAAAAAGAAAGGCTCTCAAGGGGTTATGTGTCTGCTGGATTGTGATATGATTCTGACAAACTCGCAAGCCCACCCCATCCTACATGCAAATACAACGTTATTGCTATTGGATAAGCCAGAATCGATTGCGCCCTTTTCTCTTGAAGTTCCGCATCCAACGAGCAAGTCGCTATTGCTCCCCGATCTCCCCGAGCTATATGACATTTGGAATCAAAGGAGCCTTCTCTTGCCAGGATCGACACTGATCGACGTTTGCCTTGGCACGATTACCGGAGATAAGCTCCACGCTTATGCCAAGGCATCTCGAGATAACAACACGATTCACTTGGATGCTCAGAAAGCACATGAATTCGGTTTGCCCGGGCGAGTTGCTCATGGCATGCTCATATTAGGCATGATCGGTAATATGCTGCAGGGGCTGCAAACGGAAAATATGAAGCTGAGCGGTCTTCAGTGTCGCTTTCATGCACCGATTGTGGAAGGCGATATCGTCTACGCCAAAGTCAATGTGCAGTCCGTCGCCGAATCACAGCTTGCAAGGAATATGAAATCTCCCGATGAGTCATCTTTAGAAAATTATCCATCCATTCATTGCTCGCTGGAGGTTTTTATCGATCAACGTAATGCCTCTCTTTCCTTCAACTCGGAGAATAAGACATTGGCTTACAGCGGTTCGGCTAGATATGTACGCGTTTAA
- the rhaB gene encoding rhamnulokinase: MNNYIAVDIGASSGRLVMGTLHKDSEQIQLQEIHRFSNSFTEKEEHDYWDVDYLFMEIVKGLQKVKKEGVDACTLGMDTWAVDYVLLDDNGKRIHEVYAYRDKRTKEAPDKLHRKISRSVVYSKTGIQEQPFNTLYQLYVHDSNQLQRADKIMMVPDYLYYRLTGKLMNEMTNASTMQLLNLDTREFDEDLLEILNLRRSQFAELTEPGVKLGRILPELQREYDLPDCELIVVPTHDTASAVVGVPAQTHGSWAYISSGTWSLLGVERPSPLNTPEAMIANYTNEWGAYGTYRFLKNIMGLWMIQEVRRETQEDISFAELVELALREEPFRYLVYCNDNRFLNPSSMIQEIRNYCLETGQPSPDTIGKLARCIFDSLALTYKDSIQELQKLTDQSIETLHIVGGGANNELLCQLTADVAQVEVLAGPTEATALGNIIVQIIGSGQLHGLEEARRFVGNSFHIKKYKPQPIQGMDDITSRWEQIKAKAKANQPI, translated from the coding sequence ATGAATAACTACATTGCCGTAGACATCGGCGCATCAAGTGGACGGCTTGTGATGGGAACGCTCCACAAGGACAGTGAGCAAATCCAGCTGCAAGAAATTCATCGATTCAGCAATTCCTTTACCGAGAAAGAGGAGCATGACTACTGGGACGTAGATTATTTATTCATGGAAATCGTGAAAGGTTTGCAGAAGGTGAAGAAGGAGGGGGTGGATGCCTGTACGCTGGGCATGGATACATGGGCTGTCGATTATGTACTCCTTGACGACAATGGAAAGCGCATTCATGAAGTGTACGCATACCGGGACAAAAGGACGAAGGAAGCTCCAGATAAGTTGCATCGAAAGATCAGCAGATCAGTGGTTTATAGCAAAACCGGGATTCAAGAGCAGCCGTTCAATACGCTCTATCAGTTATATGTACATGACAGCAATCAACTCCAGCGGGCAGACAAAATTATGATGGTGCCGGATTATCTTTACTATCGGTTGACCGGTAAACTCATGAATGAAATGACGAATGCATCTACGATGCAGCTTTTAAATCTGGATACTAGAGAGTTTGATGAGGACCTGCTAGAAATACTCAATTTGCGCCGGAGCCAGTTTGCTGAATTGACCGAGCCTGGCGTGAAGCTTGGCAGGATTTTGCCTGAGCTGCAGCGTGAGTACGATCTGCCTGACTGTGAGCTCATCGTTGTTCCAACACATGACACGGCCTCGGCGGTAGTAGGGGTACCAGCGCAGACGCATGGCTCCTGGGCGTATATCAGTAGCGGGACTTGGTCTTTACTCGGAGTAGAGCGGCCATCTCCACTGAATACACCCGAAGCGATGATTGCGAATTACACCAATGAATGGGGTGCCTACGGAACATATCGTTTTCTCAAGAACATTATGGGTCTCTGGATGATCCAGGAGGTGCGCAGAGAAACACAGGAGGACATCAGCTTTGCCGAGCTTGTAGAACTAGCTTTACGGGAAGAGCCTTTTCGGTATTTGGTTTACTGCAATGATAATCGATTCCTAAATCCTTCTAGCATGATCCAGGAGATTCGAAATTACTGCCTGGAGACAGGGCAGCCGTCCCCGGATACGATCGGCAAGCTGGCACGCTGTATCTTCGACAGTTTAGCGTTGACGTATAAGGACAGCATCCAGGAGCTGCAAAAATTGACGGATCAGTCCATCGAAACGCTGCATATCGTCGGCGGGGGCGCTAATAATGAGCTTCTTTGCCAGCTTACTGCGGATGTCGCTCAGGTGGAGGTGCTGGCTGGGCCAACCGAAGCTACGGCCCTCGGCAATATCATCGTCCAGATCATTGGCTCGGGGCAGCTGCACGGACTGGAAGAGGCTCGCCGATTTGTCGGCAACTCTTTTCACATAAAGAAATACAAACCTCAGCCCATACAAGGCATGGACGACATTACTTCGCGCTGGGAACAAATCAAAGCAAAAGCAAAGGCAAATCAACCTATATAA
- a CDS encoding bifunctional aldolase/short-chain dehydrogenase, producing MVQNLWESSRATNLQGGLDQLVYRSNLIGSDRRVCNWGGGNTSSKTIIQDFRGRDVKVMYVKGSGSDLATMKQGNFTGLRMEDIQPLFEREEMSDEDMVAYLANCMIDAKHPRASIETLLHAFLPFNHVDHTHPDAIISLCCADNGKEIAKEIFGDRFVWVPYIRPGFTLSKMIAQGVLDHPQAELVLMEKHGLVTWGDTSEACYAKTIEIINEAERYIEARVTEKPLFGGILHQPLPSEERKSIVAKLMPSIRGAVSEGKKMILTFDDEEDVLTFVGSKDSAQLSQVGAACPDHLVHTKVVPLFIDWTPDVGDFEGLRKKLIEGIADYKQQYKAYFDRNKNAGDVMFEAAPRVILIPGIGMINTGKSWGNSKVSAALYHRAIAVMRGATALGQFVSLSENESYNVEYWPLELYKLSLAPAEAEFSRKVAFITGGAGGIGSATARRLVSEGAHVVLADLNLEGAQQVAAEINEKYGEHIALAVKMDVTNEDMVRAAYEQAALHYGGVDVIVNNAGLATSSPFDETSLQEWNLNMNVLGTGYFLVAREAFKLMKEQALGGSMVFVGSKNSVYAGKNAAAYSSVKALEAHLARCIAAEGGEFGIRVNTILPDAILQGSAIWNSNWRNERAVAYGIEPDQLEEHYRKRTTLLVNIYPQDVAEGIAFFASSKAEKTTGCMLTIDGGVPAAFTR from the coding sequence ATGGTGCAAAATTTGTGGGAATCATCCAGAGCAACCAATCTTCAGGGAGGTCTTGACCAGCTCGTATACCGCTCGAACCTGATCGGCTCTGATCGCCGGGTTTGCAACTGGGGGGGCGGCAATACTTCCAGCAAGACCATCATTCAAGATTTCAGAGGTCGGGATGTTAAGGTTATGTATGTCAAAGGAAGCGGTTCAGATTTGGCTACAATGAAGCAAGGAAATTTTACCGGCCTGCGCATGGAAGACATCCAGCCGCTGTTCGAGCGTGAGGAAATGTCCGACGAGGATATGGTTGCTTATTTAGCAAATTGCATGATCGATGCGAAGCATCCGCGGGCTTCTATAGAGACGCTGCTACATGCGTTCTTGCCGTTTAATCACGTTGACCATACGCATCCGGATGCCATTATCAGTTTGTGCTGCGCAGACAACGGAAAGGAAATCGCTAAGGAAATTTTCGGGGATCGTTTCGTTTGGGTGCCGTATATCAGACCCGGATTTACCCTATCTAAAATGATTGCCCAAGGCGTACTTGACCATCCGCAAGCGGAGCTGGTGCTCATGGAGAAGCATGGACTGGTCACTTGGGGAGACACATCTGAAGCCTGCTACGCTAAGACAATTGAAATCATTAATGAAGCCGAGCGGTATATTGAGGCTCGCGTGACTGAGAAACCCCTGTTCGGCGGCATTCTCCATCAGCCGCTCCCTAGCGAAGAACGGAAAAGCATCGTCGCGAAATTAATGCCATCGATTCGGGGGGCCGTGAGCGAAGGCAAGAAAATGATTCTTACCTTTGACGACGAGGAGGATGTGCTGACCTTTGTCGGAAGCAAGGATTCAGCTCAGCTTTCTCAGGTTGGTGCAGCCTGCCCGGATCACCTCGTACACACGAAGGTCGTTCCACTTTTCATCGATTGGACGCCGGATGTCGGTGACTTCGAAGGACTCCGCAAGAAATTAATCGAAGGGATTGCCGACTACAAGCAGCAGTACAAAGCTTATTTTGATCGCAACAAAAATGCAGGCGACGTCATGTTCGAAGCCGCGCCGCGGGTCATTCTCATTCCTGGCATCGGTATGATCAACACGGGGAAAAGCTGGGGCAATTCCAAAGTGAGCGCGGCTCTCTACCATCGGGCTATTGCGGTAATGCGCGGGGCAACGGCGCTCGGTCAATTCGTCTCGCTCAGCGAGAACGAATCGTATAACGTGGAATATTGGCCGCTGGAGCTGTATAAGCTTTCCCTGGCCCCTGCAGAAGCCGAATTTTCGCGTAAAGTCGCTTTTATTACGGGTGGTGCTGGCGGAATCGGTAGTGCGACGGCACGCCGTCTCGTGAGCGAAGGAGCACATGTGGTGCTGGCGGATTTGAATCTGGAGGGCGCGCAGCAGGTTGCCGCTGAAATTAACGAGAAATACGGAGAACATATCGCTTTAGCCGTTAAAATGGATGTGACGAACGAGGATATGGTTCGCGCCGCATACGAGCAAGCCGCCTTACATTATGGAGGCGTAGACGTTATCGTTAACAATGCGGGGCTGGCGACTTCTAGCCCCTTTGACGAGACCTCGCTCCAGGAGTGGAATCTGAACATGAATGTCCTTGGGACAGGATACTTCCTTGTGGCTAGGGAAGCCTTTAAGCTGATGAAGGAGCAGGCGCTTGGCGGCAGCATGGTGTTTGTAGGCTCGAAAAACTCTGTATATGCGGGAAAAAATGCAGCTGCCTACAGCTCGGTGAAGGCGCTGGAAGCGCATTTAGCCCGCTGTATTGCGGCTGAAGGAGGGGAATTCGGAATCCGCGTGAATACGATTTTACCAGATGCGATCCTGCAAGGCTCGGCGATCTGGAATTCAAACTGGCGCAATGAACGCGCTGTGGCTTATGGGATTGAGCCGGATCAACTGGAGGAGCATTACCGAAAGCGTACGACGCTGCTTGTCAATATATATCCACAAGACGTAGCGGAGGGAATTGCCTTCTTTGCTTCCTCCAAAGCGGAGAAGACAACCGGCTGCATGCTGACGATCGACGGCGGCGTTCCTGCTGCGTTTACCCGCTAA
- the rhaI gene encoding L-rhamnose isomerase, with protein sequence MSDKAYMLFEEEQKQRGIDLEHVKAKLKQFKIETPSWGYGDSGTRFKVFQKVGVPRTPFEKLEDAAVVHRLTGLCPSVAIHIPWDHVDDYGKLKSHAESLGLSIGAVNPNLFQDDDYMLGSVTNSDPSIRRKATDHLLECVDIAKETGSRDLSLWFADGTNYPGQGDIRQRKHWMLEALTEMYRAMTADMRMLIEYKAFEPAFYHTDIADWGMAYNYAQKLGPQAEVLVDTGHHLPGANIEHIVAYLIDEKRLGGFHFNSYKYADDDLIVGSMNPYELFLIFYQIVLAANDADESIRDTVEKIAFMIDQSHNIEQKIPAMIRSVLNVQTQYAKALLINHEEVAEAAERGDVLGAEDAVRRAFEFDVTPLLHAVREEKGLPIDPMKAYQASNYATEILARGKGGASW encoded by the coding sequence ATGTCAGATAAAGCGTATATGTTATTTGAAGAAGAGCAGAAGCAGCGAGGAATTGATTTGGAGCATGTAAAGGCCAAACTGAAGCAGTTCAAAATCGAGACGCCTTCGTGGGGCTATGGGGATTCGGGGACGCGCTTTAAAGTATTCCAAAAGGTAGGCGTTCCGCGAACCCCCTTTGAGAAGTTGGAAGATGCCGCTGTGGTTCATCGTTTGACCGGACTGTGCCCCTCCGTGGCGATTCATATCCCTTGGGATCATGTCGATGATTACGGGAAGCTGAAAAGCCACGCCGAAAGTCTTGGGCTGTCCATTGGAGCGGTCAATCCGAATTTGTTCCAGGATGATGATTATATGCTGGGCAGCGTGACGAACAGCGATCCGTCCATTCGCCGCAAGGCAACGGATCACCTGCTCGAGTGCGTGGATATTGCTAAAGAGACAGGTTCGCGCGATTTAAGCCTCTGGTTCGCGGACGGCACGAACTACCCGGGCCAAGGTGATATTCGCCAACGCAAGCATTGGATGCTGGAGGCTTTGACTGAGATGTACCGGGCAATGACGGCGGATATGCGCATGCTGATTGAATATAAAGCGTTTGAACCGGCGTTTTATCATACGGATATTGCCGATTGGGGCATGGCCTACAACTATGCGCAGAAGCTCGGACCGCAGGCCGAGGTGCTCGTTGACACGGGACATCATCTGCCTGGCGCTAACATCGAGCATATCGTGGCTTATCTGATCGACGAGAAACGGCTGGGTGGATTTCATTTTAATAGCTATAAATATGCGGATGATGATTTAATCGTGGGTTCGATGAATCCTTATGAATTATTTCTCATTTTCTATCAAATCGTGCTTGCGGCAAACGATGCCGACGAATCAATCCGCGACACAGTGGAGAAGATCGCCTTTATGATCGACCAATCCCATAACATCGAGCAGAAAATTCCGGCCATGATTCGCTCTGTGCTGAACGTACAGACCCAATATGCCAAAGCGCTGCTGATCAATCACGAAGAGGTGGCGGAAGCGGCAGAGCGCGGGGATGTTCTGGGTGCAGAGGATGCAGTGCGGCGAGCATTCGAGTTCGACGTTACCCCGCTGCTTCATGCGGTGCGCGAGGAGAAGGGATTGCCGATTGATCCGATGAAGGCTTATCAAGCTTCCAATTATGCGACTGAGATTTTAGCCCGGGGGAAAGGCGGGGCAAGCTGGTAA
- a CDS encoding DeoR/GlpR family DNA-binding transcription regulator, translated as MLVAERYEFIVQMINEKGSMRVSELSELCRVTEETIRRDLDRLEQAGRIRRSHGGAVSIKPKGDAPEIPYAEREIMHPEQKMRIADEAVKRIQPTERILLDASTTAWYMASKLPDIPLTVLTNSIRVATELSHKEKIEVISTGGLLANRSLSFVGPLAERSLESYFVDKMFLSCKGVHLERGVSESNELQARIKQKMVAIADQVILLADASKFGQQGFTHVLSLEQVSEVITDDGISEETLAALSDRSISVTVV; from the coding sequence ATGCTAGTAGCAGAACGCTATGAATTTATCGTACAAATGATCAATGAAAAGGGAAGCATGCGCGTATCCGAGCTTAGTGAGCTTTGCCGTGTGACTGAGGAGACGATCCGCCGCGATTTGGATCGCTTGGAGCAAGCGGGCCGAATTCGCCGCTCTCATGGTGGGGCAGTAAGCATCAAGCCCAAGGGAGATGCGCCCGAAATTCCGTATGCGGAGCGCGAAATTATGCATCCCGAGCAGAAAATGCGGATTGCAGATGAAGCGGTTAAGCGGATTCAGCCGACAGAGCGCATCCTGTTGGATGCGAGCACAACGGCCTGGTATATGGCGTCCAAGCTTCCCGACATTCCGCTTACCGTACTCACCAATTCAATACGCGTCGCTACAGAGCTTAGCCATAAGGAGAAGATTGAAGTAATCTCTACGGGCGGGCTGCTGGCGAATCGATCCTTATCGTTTGTGGGCCCGCTCGCTGAGCGGTCGCTTGAGTCCTATTTTGTAGATAAGATGTTCCTTTCCTGTAAAGGGGTTCATCTCGAGCGCGGGGTCAGTGAGTCTAATGAATTGCAGGCCCGCATTAAGCAAAAGATGGTGGCGATTGCAGATCAAGTGATCCTGCTAGCCGATGCGAGCAAATTCGGACAACAGGGCTTCACCCATGTCTTGAGCCTCGAACAGGTAAGTGAGGTCATTACGGATGATGGTATTTCGGAGGAAACGCTGGCCGCCTTATCCGATCGATCCATTTCTGTAACGGTCGTTTGA
- a CDS encoding (Fe-S)-binding protein, with protein MKVSLFITCLSDVIYPQVGEAIVRILARYGVQVDFPKTQTCCGQPSYNSGYWEETRTAARTLLQAFEDSDFVVSPSGSCTYMIHHYSELFKDEPVWLGKAQRLQEKTYEFTQFLVQVLGITDVGASFPHKVTYHPSCHGSRLLGVKEEPVQLLSNVKDLQFVPLPFAEDCCGFGGTFAIKMSDISGAMVTEKVDHVKESEAEVLVGLDMACLMNIAGNLRYRNEPVRVMHLAELLYEGMRVK; from the coding sequence ATGAAAGTATCCTTATTTATTACTTGCTTGAGCGATGTCATATATCCGCAGGTTGGTGAAGCGATCGTTCGCATACTTGCGCGGTACGGGGTACAGGTTGATTTTCCCAAAACGCAAACATGCTGCGGCCAGCCTTCCTATAATAGCGGCTATTGGGAGGAAACGCGAACTGCCGCTAGGACATTGCTGCAAGCTTTTGAGGACAGCGATTTCGTTGTATCTCCGTCGGGCTCCTGCACATACATGATTCATCATTACAGCGAGCTGTTTAAAGATGAGCCGGTATGGCTGGGAAAAGCGCAGCGTCTGCAGGAGAAGACCTACGAGTTTACGCAGTTCCTCGTTCAGGTGCTGGGGATCACCGATGTTGGTGCCAGTTTCCCGCATAAGGTCACGTATCATCCTTCGTGCCACGGCAGCAGGCTGCTCGGGGTAAAAGAAGAACCCGTGCAGCTCCTCAGCAACGTGAAGGATTTGCAGTTCGTGCCGCTTCCATTTGCCGAGGATTGCTGTGGGTTCGGGGGTACGTTCGCGATCAAGATGTCAGACATCTCCGGCGCTATGGTCACCGAAAAGGTTGATCACGTGAAGGAGAGCGAGGCCGAGGTGCTCGTCGGACTAGATATGGCGTGCCTGATGAACATCGCAGGGAATTTGCGGTATCGCAACGAACCGGTGCGGGTGATGCATTTAGCTGAACTGCTCTATGAAGGGATGCGGGTGAAATGA